The sequence CCTTGCTGTGAAATGTATTAATACAAAAATCAGCTCTGGCCAgttttcttagtggttagagtgtcagcccacggaCCAAAGGCTGGaggattggattcctggtcaagggcaagtaccttggttgcaggctcaatccctgggccccatcggggtgcatgtgggagacagccaatcaatgtgtctctctcacctctctctctctctctctctctctctctctctctctctctctctctcattacccctgcaccctcccctccactctctctaaaaaaatcaatggaaaaaatatcctcaggtgaggataaaaaaaaaaaagcaataggtACTATGAGAGTGTACTACATGCTCCAGTGCCAAGTGCCAATTTTTCCTGTGACTTGATGTGCTCATTATGACCATAGACTcaactcttcctttatttctgcaacctttaaaaaaaaattagaccttgaagtattattttttcctgttgtaTTATTTTGCTTCTCCTCTACAAAGAAACTGTCTCCTGTACCTATCATTTTCCCTCTGATCTTACTTTCATTAAAATCTTGGGTTATCTCTATTTCATAGTACTGGCTTTTTTGATCCTGCATTCCAAATCTCCTTGGCCATGTTTTCATCACTATCTCCTCGGGTTTTGCTCTATCTGGCCTGCCCTCTTGCCCTCACTGCCCTGAGGTGCCTTTCACTAGTTCCCAGGGAGGGCTCATTGGGTTTTCTCCTCAGGCTGAGCCATTTACTTCAAAGGAGAAAGTATTTCTCTTGGTCCTGCTGCCTGCTTTATCTTCACAGAAATGCCTCTGAACGTGCATTTTAGCCAATCCTTCAGATGTTTCTCATGCAGCTGGCCTTCTGGCCATCGGTTCAGTAACATGACTTAACAAGGTACAGAATCAGATATATCTTGACTTtgctgtaggcagttagacagagaGGAGCAGAGCCAGCCACGGAAGGTctccagggtggaaagccccaggtgcctcgCAAGGGACAATCAATGGTGGGGTGGGAcctcgccccacccccagggtgaccttcccTCCCCTAGCAGATGCTGGTCCTGTGGTTCGGAGCCCCtggcctttcctccctagagatgacatccaggcctcagttgcttttcagctccaggcccagataagcgcccgaacctgtgacctcaggaccagctgcatggaataatggcccctgccctgccctggtgcccGCCGATCAATCAGTGgggaccacaaccctgaaaggacacacctggaaaactgctgaatagtctattgagatcttcccttaaaatctccaccctgccctgaccggtttggctcagtggatagagcgtcggcctgcggactgaggggtcccaggtttgattctggtcaagggcatgtaccttggttgcaggcacatccccagtggggagtgtgcaggaggcggctgatcgatgtttctctctcatcgatttttctaactctctatccctctccctttctctctgtaaaaaaaaaaaaaaaatcaataaaatatatatttaaaaaaaaaatctctgcccttaaaacccttaggatgcaGGACCTAGTGAGCTCTCTCTCCTGGGAGCAAGCTCGggcctcttccttttccttctccctccccctctctgccccaggCAAGTTACCTTTAGCTTTCTCATTCCCAAGTTCCAagggcccttttttttttttttaaccttcatacCTTGTCTCCTAAGCCCATTTCGTCTAGGATTTACTATCCTGCCTCTATAATTTACCCAAGAAACCTTCTCTCACAGTGGGGGTCTCGCTCTGAATTCGTTCCTAGCCAGGACCCAAGAACCGAGGTTGCCGAACCCAGGCTTGGTCTGACCCCACAGGTCAGACCCCTgctgctgttccctccacctaCAACAACTTGAGTCCTGGCTTCCTTAGCTGGGAAATGCAGTCTTCCTCTGCGTTTGTGAGGAAGGAATAGGACTGGCGGACGCATAGCCCGTCTCCGTCACAGTCTGTCTTCCTGACCACCAATACCTGTTCCACTCTTCCttccacacacacaacacagctGCCCTGCAGTGCACACAGAACCATGACACCCAGACTCCCCCTTGGAAACGACCTGGTTTTTCCAGCTGCCAATCAATATGCAGCTTCTAGCTGTTAGCAATTTCAGGGTTTGCCTCAGCTGTCAAGAGCTGCCTGTACTTCCCACCTCTATTAACGAATTGAGGTGTGGTTATTCGGGTCCGGCTATTTCAGGCTAAGGTGGGACCGCTCTGATGGGTCAACCAAGGCTTCGTTGAACTTGCAAGGCAGTTGAACTTCTCCTTCCCTCGTTGCCcgccccccctcgcccccgctACCCTCCACAGGCATTGATCACTGATAATACCCTGTGTACCAAAGTCTTATCTCACTGTCTGCTTCCAGAACACGTGACTTGTGGCCCAACATTTCTCCAAGACTCAAATCCAGTCCTAACCTTGTCCAGCTCAAAGTCCAGCGTATCTGggcgatggatgtttctctctcatcaagtcTGGATCTAGCTCTTCTTGGTTAAATGGCCTATGAACTGAGACAAGTTATCTGCCCCCGATCTCCAGCCCCATATAAATGATGGAGCGGGAAGAGGATAGCCACCATCAACATTCCCATATGGAAAGAGGAAGAATGGGAGACACAGCAGGCACCGCTCTGTACTAGTCGTGGAATCTGTTgggccaatggtcggcaaactcattagtcaacagagccaaatatcaacaggacaacgattgaaatttctttggagagcccaattttttaaacttaaacttcttctaacgccacttcttcaaaatagactcgcccaggctgtggtattttgcggaagagccacactcaaggggcccaagagccgcatgtggctcgagagccgcagtttgccgaccacggtgctggGCAGACATTGATTAGGCCAGCACCTTGCTGTATAGGAGGAGCTCCCTGGCCCATTGCCCATCCCCTTGGAGGCCCTTCCTGTCCATTATTCTCTATGGCTGCGTCTGAAGTCAGTGTTGGGGAGCACACTCTCCTAGGAGCCTTCGAAGCCTGTGTCCAAATACTGTTTTAAGGCTCAGACAATGAATAACTTATTTTGTTTCAGTTCATCGTTTCTTTAGCAATTAGCTTCTCTCAAAAACTTAGCTGACTTCTATTTGGCTCCAACCAGTTCTATGTGCCAGTAACTATACCCAAGGTTGTTTCCTAGAcatagttcatatatatatatactagaggaccggtgcacgaaattcatgcacgggggtggggggagtgtccctcagcccagcctgcaccctctccaatctgggatccctctcacaatccaggactgctggctcccaactgctcgcctgcctgccttcctgattgcccctaactgcttctgcctgccagcctgatcaccccctaaccactcccatgccagcctgattgatgtctaactgctcccctgccagcctgtttgcccccaacttccctcctctgctgacctggtcacccctaactgccctcccctgcagggttgatcgcccccaactgccctcccttgcaaggctggtccctctcaactgccctcccttgcaggcctggtgcctcccaactgtcctcccctgcttgcctgatctcccacaactgccctcccttgcaggcctggtccctcccaactgccctcccctgctggccatcttgtggtggccatcttgtgtccacatgggggcaggatctttgactacatggggggcagccatcttgtgtgttggagtgatggacaatctgcatattactcttttattagataggatatgtgtgtgtgtgtgtgtgtgtgtgtgtgtgtgtgtatatatatatatatatatatatatatgtatatatatatatatatatgggatcCAGTGCACTTGGTGGgtaggggagtccctcagcccggcctgtgccctctcgcagtccaggagcccttgggggatgtcctcagggagcaggcctaagccagcagtcagacatcctttgcgctgccatggaggcaggagaggctctcgccaccgctgctgcactcgccagcgaTGAGACTGACTTCTgtctgagcagtgctccctctgtgggagcccactgaccaccaggggcagctcctgcattgagtgtctgcctgctggtggtcagtgtgcatcatagcgaccggttgttctgctgttcagtgatttgtatattagccttttattatataggagatcgtatatttcacagaggaagggagaggcagagagaaagagagagagaaacatcaatgatgagagagaatcattgattggctgcttcctgcacgcccccccactggggattgagccctgaccaggaatcgaactgtgacttcctggttcataggtcattgctcaaccagtgagccacactggctgggcttagacatagttctttttttaaaaaaatattttttaattgatttttcacagagaggaagggagagggatagagagttagaaacatcgatgagagagagacatcgaccagctgcctcctgcacaccccccactgggggatgtgccctcaaccaaggtacatgcccttgaccggaatcgaacctgggaccttccagtccgcagactgacgctctatccactgagccaaaccgggttcGACTAGACATAGTTCTTGATCCTGTGATCATTTTGGGGTTCTTAGGAGACATAGGTGGAGGCGCCACACCCTCAATCTAATCTTTGCCCTCAGCTACTTTATTAGATTGTAAAGTTTGAACAGCCCTTTACCTCACAAAGCCTTCTATAATCCCATCACACACTTTCATAGGTTTCCCCACTTGGACTGTGTCCCAACATAGCACTGACCCATCATCAgctttgtcattatttttctgtctctctagcaACCAGGACAGAGACAGTCAGGTAGGTATCTCTTTGTAAGTCCGAACTGAATTAATGAAATTTAGACTTTTCTAACTATATTGTTTACTATTTCAGGAATCTCTTTGGGTTCATGTGACTTAAGTAGACGAgtgatttccaacctttttcatctcatggcatgaccaaacgactaaaattctgtggcacaccaaataataataaattttatgcctctctgacaaaaaataggtataattttgattcattcaccctggacagctattgtgttggctgtagtcatttttaaatttgaaaatttaagggaaaagaggtcagtgcccctgactaaatagtctaTTAtggcttgttttaaaaattcttgcagcacactggttgaaaatcaatGATGTAGATAAATATTTTGGTAAAGTTTCAGGCAATTGAAAAAACagttaattatatattttctgtgTATAGTTCCTAAACCAAAAGGAGGGATAATTAAGAGTTAATAAagttagtaaaaaaaaagaaagtgatcaGTTGCAAACACtggttattaaccttttgcactcggatgtcgagtgtgactcgacacagttagcatcggtagcagctcgagaaaaaagcaagcgagtgcaaagggttaaaggtcaCCTGTAAGTTGCTGGTAATGGACAGAGCaggtgggaggaaaaaaagaaagtagaggaGACTTTTGAAAAGGGGGCACATGGCCTTTCAGAGTTTTGTTCCCAGAATTGAGGAGATGGAAGTGCTAGGTAGACAGTGAGGGGACCATGGGGGTGAGTACTGGAGGAAGCAGAACCTGGGGAACGAAACGCAGCTGCAGGGGGAAAGAAGGGCGCTTGCATACTTaagctttaaaatgtatagaCGTTGCTAAGACcagcagcttgcagataaccaatcacaaggcagtgaggcGTATAACCAATCACAAGAATGTTACTAAGGCAGatttctttgaaaggaccaatcaggagctagcaaggcaTGTATCTACCTTTAGAAAAAGAAACTCCCTCTATCTCTTTCAtatggcttatggccatgtgggactctacacatggactaatggacttgaATTCtcttggatgctgaactacaccCAATTGCAACATGGAACGGAAGCTCTGgaccctggcctgctcctggaaccccagctgggcgttttccaggactggctcctctcaataaactttgcttccacTAACCATTTTTGTCCACAAATCCATTCTTCGGTTTTGCAAGACAACGAACTCGGACTCAAACACCACACCTTGGGTTCAGAATCACATTCCTTATCATTTCCCCTGAGTTACCGATGTGCAGGCTGGTGTGGAATCTGAATGTTCCTGTCTCTTCCTCgggttccctttctcctcccctcccctcatcccaCAGCAGCTTACGTGAGGCAGCAGAGGGTTCCCATTATTGCGCTGCTcaaaagaaaggcaaaaatgGCTGCCCGAGGTAGGGTGCTTTTGATGAGATCCCACACGTAATCCCTGACGTTGCTCAGCCAGGACCTGTAGTTTCCTGCAGAAAGAGCATAGAGTTTCATTGAGGAGCAGTCAAGTACGGAAATGAAGAGGCTGTGATTTCAACCCTGAGTCAAGTTCAAATAGTTGTCCCAGGTATAATGCTCTTACAGTTGGCCAGAGCCCATATCCTTATctattttgctttgctttctctaagatgttcaagaaaaagaaaaaagtatccacagccttagccggtttggctcagtggatagagcgtcagcctgcagactaacgggtcccaggttcgattctggtcaagggcccatgccctggctgtgggctcaatccccaatagggggtgtgcaggaggcagctgatccatgattctctctcatcattgatgtttctctctctccctctcccttcctctctgaaatcaataaaaagatatatttttaaaaaggtagccACAGATGGATATAATCTTTGCCCCCTTATGAgtcaaatagaaataataatctcTACCCTAGACATCTTAGGGGCTGGTTTGAGATCTTGGTGAGTAAATGGAGTACTTTGTGAAAGAGGGGTATGAattaactagaggcacagtgcatgaaatccatgcatggggggggggtgtctctcagcccggcctgtgacctctcacagtctgggagccctcgtgggatgtctgtcagtcagacatccttagcgctgccatggaggctcctgccaccgctactgggcttgccagccgtgagcccagcttctggctaagtacactgaccaccagggggcagcttctgcattgagcgtctgccccctggtggtcagtgcacatcatagtgacagttgatttgcatattagccttttattatataagactagtagcccgtttgcacgaagattcgtgcaatagaccttcattcacttggctgcctgcaccagttttctgccggcaccggggacccaggccttggctgtggccaccgccttctaccttctttcagggtcccggcttggccctgggcggtggccttgggctcggctgcacccagcgtccctgtgacccgatctcaggagcgagccgaccccccaggttggctcgctcctgcgatcggagtcggcaccctgctggtgcccaaggctagGAAAGCCTCAGGCGCCTTTCCTGGCCtagggctccgccgcaccccagcttccctgcaaaggtttcctggtgggcgtggttgatgggcgtggcttggttggtgggcgtggcttgggcgtagcgaaggtgcggtcaatttgcatatttgtctattataaggtaagactagtggcctggtgcacaaaattcatgcagtgggggtttggggggagtgtccctcagcccagcctgcaccctctccaatctgggaccccacaggggatgtccaactgctggtttaggcccgatccctctcgcaatctgggaccactggctcctaaccgttcacctgcctgccggcctgattgcccccaactgccccccccccccactgccggcctgctcacccccaacagccccccctgccggcctaatcagCCCCAACTGTCACCcattgctggcctgcttgcccccaactgccctcccctcctggcctgatcacccctaactgcctctgcttagccccgccaccatggctttgtccagaaggatgtctggaaggtctcccggtctaattagcatattacccttttattggtatagataacTAACATGTTGTTGCCCACAGTATGCTTGGGAGTTCTATAGGAGGCTGAGTGAGGGTAGTTGAGTGtcccagaaagaaaaaggagaaggacaCCAATGCCAGGAGCATCCAAAGGGGGAAGGGGCCAGGGCAACTGGCAGAAGGAGCTTTAGAGGGAGTCTACTGTTAAGGTAAGGCTCGAGACAGTGGGTGTTTTCTTTAGGAAGTGAACattactttaaaatagaaaatcagtATTTCCTGACCTGAAGCATGCATGTTATGTTTTAGGAAGGCAGGAACATTCATTCTAACAACAGACAAACCCCTTGAGAGAGGTTTTGATCCTTCCTCCTCTTGTAGTCTAAACGCAGTTAAAAATGACGTAGAGGAAACCAGAGGTTCCAAGAAGCAAATTAGAGAGCACAGCAGAAATCCAACGATCAGCAACTTCTGGAGATCCATGGACTCTCCGGAGGGCCACCGAGCTGCGCTCGCTCAGCCAAGGAAAGATGGATTTTTCCCTGGCTCTTTCCAAGGCAGCTGTGTCTGAAAAGTTACAAAATGATCGGTtagttttgttaaaatatatatatatattgatttcagagaggacgggagagatagaaaacatcaaggatgagagagaatcactgatccgctgcctcctgcacgccccctactagggatcaagtctgtaacccaggcatgtgctcttgattggaattgaacgcaagaccctccagtctgcaggccaatgctctatccactgagccaaaccagctagggccagacagttcctcttaaaggaccacACACTGAACTCGGACTCAcgccctctgagctccagagtTGGGCAGACGCTTGAAAGTCACCAcagacatatggggaggaactgaattgtttgCCATCAGGGTAAGACCTGGTGGGGCAGCTTTCTCCtggacagaagtgctggcagaggccattgttcctttgatgagcccACCTCACCACAGAGCCGTCATCGGAGACTCCACTAACTGGGCTCACATTGTTTTCCCCACTTTGGTGATTCCCAAAGTgccatgcccgcccccccccgcccccgccaattTTGGAACGACCCAAGCTGTTTCTAGTGGCTTTTCCACAGCAATGGcatgtcttggctcatgcttcacatttcctaaaatctctcaagcaagCAGCTGCTGGCCTCAGTGTGTCCCTTACTTCTTCCTAAGTGGCATCAGCCCTGGCATCAGGAGCAGCCAGCCTTTGTTCGCAGCTTGGCCTCTACTGGGTACCTGCAAGCACAGCAGAAATAGCAgctatctgcagatcactttgtagctcatgctgggtggtcCTGAGCagaacacaggcagtggctgaccttggcctgcacctctcaggaggccccagagccagtgcaccaggTAGACCATGTCCAAGCATTACCACctaaccacctccacaagtgacacgcttaaggagcagactcagtgagcacaagAGCCCCACTGAAGAAAGTCCTTCTGTGTGGGGTGgggccctgcacagctgatcctccacagtggtcaGTGGTCAGAGGTTGGTGGTTGATGGTTCCAGCCAGTCCTTGTAGCTGATTGGCCTGGGGGGTAAGTtcctcccattgacatgccaacagcaatcaaggctcaactacaaaaggagggtgtacacagcccacactggggcaCACATCTTGAGTGCCCAGCGTgagtgattggggaggctgtgtCATTGGActctacagaacacctactacattaggccactcaaccaagcctgggagatgtagcagctctacctaatacatagaaacaaacacagggaggctacCAAaacgaggagacaaagaaataaacagaaatctGATGGGTAGCTTCTGGGAAGACTTTTTGCTGTATTGATCAAAGAGAAGGTGCTACCATTTTTCCTTTGTGCTGCCTTGACCATTGTTGAAGTGTTAGCTGAAGTTGGAGCAGGCATCTTGTGAGCAAGAGGCAATGCACATGAGAAAAAGGTCAAGAAAGTGACATCTATTCTGGCTCTGACAACTTCAGGCCACTAAACCAACATGTCCATTTGCCTACCTCAAGACTGCTTGTATGAGAAAAATAACCCCCTATTTGAGTCACTGTAATTTGGGTTTTCTGTTACTTAA comes from Eptesicus fuscus isolate TK198812 chromosome 1, DD_ASM_mEF_20220401, whole genome shotgun sequence and encodes:
- the SMIM9 gene encoding small integral membrane protein 9; protein product: MDLQKLLIVGFLLCSLICFLEPLVSSTSFLTAFRLQEEEGSKPLSRGLSVVRMNVPAFLKHNMHASGNYRSWLSNVRDYVWDLIKSTLPRAAIFAFLLSSAIMGTLCCLTILVGERGQ